The Methyloferula stellata AR4 genome includes a window with the following:
- a CDS encoding rhodanese-like domain-containing protein, translating to MARSFVVSLMLAGSFATYVLAAAPEPPGLWNGPMHGETPGSLTGGTVVQTDAVAQLKDSIHPIFLDVAELDKKPTESSNSALFTPTHLSIRGAVWLPGAGSGTADPAFAQAFEARVLALTAANLDQPIVVFCHPRCWDGWNAAKRLAGLGYRHVFWYPQGVEGWQTMYATEMVKADAGWLSPVRAGNSE from the coding sequence ATGGCGCGGTCATTTGTCGTTTCTTTGATGCTGGCGGGTTCATTTGCCACTTACGTATTGGCTGCGGCGCCCGAACCACCAGGCCTCTGGAACGGTCCGATGCATGGCGAAACACCTGGTTCGCTGACAGGCGGGACAGTCGTTCAGACGGACGCCGTCGCCCAACTGAAAGACAGCATTCATCCGATCTTTCTCGATGTCGCGGAGCTCGACAAAAAGCCGACCGAGAGTTCAAACAGCGCGCTTTTCACACCGACGCATCTTTCCATCCGCGGTGCTGTTTGGCTGCCAGGCGCAGGGAGCGGAACCGCCGATCCGGCTTTCGCGCAGGCCTTCGAAGCGCGTGTTTTGGCTCTCACCGCGGCCAACCTGGATCAGCCCATTGTCGTCTTTTGTCATCCGCGATGCTGGGATGGCTGGAACGCGGCGAAGCGGCTTGCCGGCCTCGGCTATCGCCATGTCTTCTGGTACCCGCAAGGCGTAGAGGGCTGGCAGACCATGTATGCGACCGAGATGGTCAAAGCCGATGCGGGATGGCTATCTCCGGTTCGAGCAGGAAACTCCGAATAG
- a CDS encoding Arm DNA-binding domain-containing protein — MVSPLVARGLSVSARIWAGIELPLTDIKCRSTKPGEALRKLSDGGGLQLWVHPNGAKLWRVVPAAIRSFLLEPEIAIPHRL, encoded by the coding sequence ATGGTATCGCCGTTGGTAGCCAGAGGGCTGTCGGTATCGGCGCGAATTTGGGCGGGAATCGAATTGCCTCTGACGGACATAAAATGCCGGAGCACAAAGCCAGGCGAGGCCCTTCGTAAACTGTCAGACGGCGGCGGCCTGCAATTATGGGTGCATCCGAACGGGGCGAAGCTCTGGCGGGTCGTGCCCGCTGCTATTCGGAGTTTCCTGCTCGAACCGGAGATAGCCATCCCGCATCGGCTTTGA